One Asterias rubens chromosome 1, eAstRub1.3, whole genome shotgun sequence genomic region harbors:
- the LOC117297144 gene encoding protein-cysteine N-palmitoyltransferase HHAT-like: MGKLQERRFPVRKKTSKSASHSSSSKGALSSTSTTDVKTTEGKLPIPELAVYLTFVVITFSTAFYNVYISSQEHVEVFSSYMLERGWSIFGNSHKDVADFEWSYWHAMVTPVTILLTLGHIILGRVVEKTIPKWRKHFIFGYGMLSLLCIFGAMAVLVFILYTLVAYLASRTKSAVVVWAVILLEILSTNTEFFSSHLTFLFPNEELFNHVVFSTAMCQLRLLSYCLEYCKSTKRTTAATQQGYTNENWDFFSVMSYNFYFPLFATGPVMTFDKFSQQINKSPRPFSKEELKRILKEFMRYIFWAVFADFVLHFLYFPSFHQVWYKFQFLPTWSLGGIGLCHLLFFQIKYVVTYGIPRAIALFDRIEAPLPPACVLSIYTFQDMWRYFDRGLNSLLISTIYIPVGGSQRGFLRQLLASMLCFSFVFFWHGVEVYLLYWALINWLGVVVEITVQKAVEQFGILAFLKSKMSPSAVFRVLGLFLTLNYMLLALSNLVFLGGQRVAYTYYHRIIVSGWPWPLLTFFCTFYSVLQLTRALHQHFGKSYLCKKVYAV, translated from the exons ATGGGGAAACTTCAAGAGAGAAGATTCCCAGTGAGAAAGAAAACCAGTAAATCCGCATCCCATAGCTCTAGCAGCAAAGGAGCGCTCTCGTCAACGTCAACAACTGATGTGAAGACGACTGAGGGCAAGCTCCCCATCCCAGAACTTGCTGTCTATCTCACATTTGTTGTTATCACATTCTCAACTGCCTTCTACAATGTTTATATTTCTTCACAAG AACATGTGGAAGTCTTCAGTTCCTATATGCTTGAACGTGGTTGGTCGATTTTTGGTAACAGCCACAAG GATGTAGCTGATTTTGAATGGTCATATTGGCATGCAATGGTGACACCTGTAACTATACTCCTTACATTGGGCCATATTATTCTTGGCCGAGTTGTGGAGAAAACTATTCCCAAG TGGAGGAAGCATTTTATCTTTGGTTATGGAATGCTTAGTCTTCTATGCATATTTGGTGCCATGGCAGTTCTAGTGTTCATCCTGTACACTTTAGTAGCATACCTCGCTTCCAGGACCAAGTCTGCTGTGGTCGTATGGGCAGTCATACTCCTTGAAATTTTAAGTACAAACACAGAGTTCTTCAGTAGTCATTTG ACTTTTCTCTTCCCGAATGAAGAACTGTTCAACCATGTTGTCTTCAGCACAGCTATGTGTCAACTAAGGCTGCTGAGCTATTGCCTTGAGTACTGCAAAAGCACTAAAAGGACAACCGCAGCTACCCAGCAGGGATACACAAATGAAAATTGGGATTTCTTTAGCGTCATGTCCTACAATTTCTACTTTCCGCTGTTTGCTACTGGACCTGTTATGACCTTTGACaaattttctcaacaa ATCAACAAGTCCCCGAGACCTTTTTCAAAGGAGGAGCTGAAACGCATTCTGAAGGAGTTCATGCGCTACATCTTCTGGGCGGTCTTTGCGGACTTTGTCTTGCATTTCCTCTATTTCCCATCATTCCATCAAGTCTGGTACAAATTCCAATTCTTACCTACATGGTCACTAG GTGGGATCGGTCTCTGCCACCTACTTTTCTTCCAGATCAAGTACGTGGTAACGTATGGCATCCCCCGAGCCATTGCGCTATTTGACAGGATAGAGGCCCCATTACCACCTGCATGCGTTCTGAGTATATACACATTTCAAGACATGTGGAG ATATTTTGACAGAGGTCTCAACTCCCTGCTAATAAG CACCATCTACATCCCAGTGGGCGGCTCTCAACGAGGTTTTCTGAGACAACTTCTTGCCTCCATGCTCTGTTTCTCCTTCGTGTTCTTCTGGCATGGGGTGGAGGTATATCTTCTCTACTGGGCCTTAATCAACTGGCTTGGGGTCGTTGTCGAGATCACTGTCCAAAAGGCGGTCGAACAGTTTGGAATTTTAGCGTTCCTT AAGAGTAAGATGTCGCCATCAGCCGTTTTCAGAGTGCTTGGTTTGTTTCTGACATTGAACTATATGCTTCTAGCTCTTTCAAACCTAGTCTTTCTTGGTGGGCAGCGTGTGGCGTATACTTATTATCATAGGATTATAGTATCTG GCTGGCCATGGCCCCTCCTAACATTCTTCTGTACTTTCTACTCTGTGTTACAACTCACCAGAGCTCTACATCAACACTTTGGTAAAAGTTACTTATGCAAGAAAGTTTATGCCGTTTGA